In Verrucomicrobiota bacterium, a genomic segment contains:
- a CDS encoding fumarate hydratase, with product MPTPEFHYQDPFPLGKDETEYALLSSEYVEESEFDGKPILKVNPEALTLIAQAGMRDIAFFLRAEHLELVSAILEDPEASDNDRNVAMTLLKNAEVSSHGILPFCQDTGTAIIMGKKGQQIWTGVNDEEYLSRGVYNTYIKENLRYSQNAPLTMYEEKNTGTNLPAQVDLYATEGMEYKFLFVAKGGGSANKTFFFQKTRAVLKPVALEKFLLEQMGTLGTAACPPYHVAFVIGGTSAEANLKHVKLASTKYYDELPITGNEHGRAFRDLEMENALLKDSRKLGYGAQFGGKYFALDVRVIRLPRHGASCPIGMGVSCSADRNMKGKINKDGIWLEKLETNPGRFIPDHLRETDYKGVVNVDLNRPMKEILAQLSSLKIETQLSLTGTIIVARDIAHAKLLERLETEGDLPEYFKNHAVYYAGPAKTPEGMPSGSFGPTTAGRMDSYVEPFQAKGGSMIMLAKGNRSQQVTDACQKYGGFYLGSIGGPAAILAQDNIKKVELLEYPELGMEAIYKIDVANFPAFILVDDKGNDFFQGIRKTCEACVAAVGV from the coding sequence ATGCCCACTCCCGAATTCCACTACCAGGATCCTTTTCCTCTCGGAAAAGATGAAACAGAATACGCGCTTTTGAGCTCCGAGTATGTCGAAGAAAGTGAATTTGATGGAAAGCCCATCCTGAAAGTAAACCCGGAGGCCCTGACGTTGATCGCTCAAGCGGGAATGCGCGATATCGCTTTTTTTCTGCGGGCAGAACATTTGGAATTGGTCTCGGCGATCCTTGAGGACCCCGAAGCGTCAGACAACGATCGCAACGTGGCCATGACCCTTTTGAAGAACGCTGAAGTTTCCTCGCACGGCATTCTTCCGTTCTGCCAGGACACAGGTACGGCCATCATCATGGGCAAAAAGGGCCAACAAATCTGGACCGGGGTAAACGACGAGGAATACCTCTCCAGAGGCGTCTACAACACCTACATAAAAGAGAATCTTCGCTATTCCCAAAATGCGCCCCTCACTATGTATGAGGAGAAAAATACCGGCACCAATTTACCTGCCCAGGTCGACCTCTACGCCACCGAGGGGATGGAATATAAATTCCTTTTCGTCGCCAAAGGAGGAGGATCGGCAAACAAGACCTTTTTCTTTCAAAAGACCCGGGCCGTTCTAAAACCGGTTGCCTTGGAAAAATTTCTGCTTGAGCAAATGGGGACTCTGGGAACAGCCGCTTGCCCACCCTACCATGTTGCCTTTGTCATCGGCGGAACCAGCGCGGAGGCCAACCTCAAACACGTGAAACTTGCTTCGACCAAATATTATGACGAGTTGCCCATCACGGGTAACGAACATGGCCGGGCCTTTCGCGACCTTGAGATGGAAAACGCTTTGTTAAAAGACTCACGCAAACTCGGCTATGGCGCACAATTTGGTGGAAAGTATTTTGCTTTGGATGTGCGCGTGATCCGTCTTCCACGTCATGGAGCCTCCTGCCCTATTGGCATGGGCGTCTCTTGCTCGGCAGACAGAAACATGAAAGGAAAGATCAACAAGGATGGCATCTGGCTCGAAAAGCTCGAAACCAATCCGGGTCGATTCATCCCCGATCATCTGCGTGAAACCGACTACAAAGGAGTGGTAAACGTGGACCTCAATCGTCCGATGAAAGAGATCCTCGCGCAACTCAGCTCTTTGAAAATTGAAACCCAGTTGAGCCTCACTGGAACCATTATTGTCGCTCGTGATATCGCCCACGCAAAGTTACTGGAGAGACTGGAAACTGAAGGCGATCTTCCGGAGTATTTTAAGAATCATGCGGTTTACTACGCAGGTCCAGCCAAGACACCCGAAGGTATGCCATCGGGATCGTTCGGTCCAACGACTGCCGGACGAATGGACAGTTACGTCGAACCCTTTCAGGCAAAAGGCGGATCGATGATCATGCTGGCGAAAGGTAATCGCAGCCAGCAAGTCACCGACGCCTGTCAAAAATATGGAGGATTTTACCTGGGATCGATCGGCGGTCCCGCAGCCATCCTTGCCCAGGATAATATCAAGAAAGTCGAACTTCTAGAATATCCGGAGCTGGGCATGGAAGCCATCTACAAAATCGATGTGGCGAATTTCCCGGCCTTCATTCTTGTCGACGACAAAGGCAACGACTTCTTCCAGGGAATTCGTAAGACTTGTGAAGCCTGCGTGGCAGCGGTTGGTGTGTAG
- a CDS encoding efflux RND transporter periplasmic adaptor subunit, which yields MDSHLKSERGNILLKILLPIVFVLGATAFTVILIVLKPEPEKKELVRMLPGVEVMTLQVEPLSLTIESQGTIQPRTETVLTAEVSGVIEYVSPKLFAGSFFKKGDVLIEMDKVEYTAALANAKSMRATARLAYAQEESLSEQAQLDWKELGRGQPNDLVLRKPQLEKAASDIESAEAGVIVAERNLSKTTVRAPYDGRVHTKFVDVGQTVNARTTQLARIFAVDVAEVRLPISSEDVAFIDLPEVSQDGRSTSTDSNVFLSSQFGNKSWNWMGVIDRLEGVIDISTRQIYLVARVEDPYGQSINPDRPPLNVGQFVSAKISGKDLGPGFVIPRSALKPGNLVWIIDENDQLKITPVEVAKAEVNEAYITTGLKNGDRLCITQLGIVIDGMEVEVHEENSAKQMGSEL from the coding sequence ATGGATTCTCACTTAAAATCAGAACGAGGAAATATCCTCTTGAAAATCTTGTTACCGATCGTGTTCGTTTTAGGAGCGACTGCTTTTACGGTTATCCTGATCGTACTGAAGCCTGAACCGGAGAAAAAAGAATTGGTCAGAATGCTTCCCGGGGTAGAGGTTATGACTCTCCAGGTCGAACCACTATCCTTGACCATCGAATCCCAGGGCACGATTCAACCGCGAACCGAAACGGTCCTGACTGCAGAAGTTTCGGGGGTAATTGAATATGTATCTCCCAAGTTATTTGCCGGCAGCTTTTTCAAAAAAGGGGACGTTCTTATAGAAATGGATAAGGTGGAGTACACCGCTGCTTTGGCTAATGCTAAAAGTATGCGTGCCACCGCCAGGCTGGCGTATGCTCAAGAAGAAAGCCTCAGTGAACAGGCCCAGTTGGATTGGAAAGAATTGGGACGGGGTCAACCCAATGACCTTGTCTTGAGGAAGCCTCAACTCGAAAAAGCTGCCTCTGATATCGAGAGTGCGGAAGCTGGAGTAATCGTTGCGGAACGGAATCTATCGAAGACCACTGTTCGAGCTCCGTATGATGGTCGGGTTCACACAAAATTTGTGGATGTTGGTCAGACGGTGAATGCTCGTACGACCCAATTGGCCCGGATATTCGCAGTCGATGTTGCAGAGGTACGTTTGCCCATTTCGTCAGAGGATGTGGCATTTATAGATTTGCCCGAGGTGTCTCAGGATGGACGATCAACTTCTACTGATTCGAATGTATTTCTTTCCTCTCAATTCGGGAATAAATCGTGGAATTGGATGGGGGTCATTGATCGTCTGGAAGGTGTCATCGATATCTCGACCCGACAGATTTACCTCGTTGCTCGCGTTGAGGACCCGTATGGACAATCTATTAATCCGGACAGGCCTCCCTTGAATGTCGGGCAATTTGTCTCAGCAAAAATTTCGGGGAAAGACCTTGGCCCGGGATTCGTTATCCCGCGTTCAGCTTTAAAACCAGGAAATCTGGTTTGGATAATTGACGAAAACGATCAGTTGAAAATTACACCGGTTGAGGTCGCGAAGGCGGAAGTCAATGAAGCCTATATTACCACAGGATTGAAAAACGGAGATCGGCTTTGTATTACGCAGCTTGGCATCGTAATCGATGGCATGGAAGTCGAAGTTCATGAAGAAAATTCCGCCAAGCAGATGGGGAGTGAGCTATGA
- a CDS encoding TetR/AcrR family transcriptional regulator has protein sequence MNATQIKILEAAESELAEFGFAGASIRNITQRAGVNVASINYHFGSKVELIKELFKFRIMPLNELRLGMLEDAKAKHEDGIVPVYELVDILVRPAVSRLMGKEGRRFVQAMARCMSEPLDFMRELDEEIFQEVFTTFLAAFQKALPSHDPSQVMNKLHFIICTMVGFMMHFPRMDQFIGHQLSQDEFNNVLDQYIEFIAAGIESARTPISK, from the coding sequence ATGAATGCCACCCAAATAAAGATCCTTGAAGCAGCCGAGTCGGAATTGGCCGAATTTGGTTTTGCCGGGGCATCCATTCGCAATATCACCCAACGAGCGGGTGTGAACGTAGCGTCGATCAACTACCATTTTGGATCGAAGGTGGAGTTGATCAAAGAGCTCTTCAAATTTCGCATTATGCCCTTGAATGAGTTGCGCCTTGGTATGCTCGAGGACGCCAAGGCCAAGCATGAAGATGGGATCGTTCCGGTTTATGAACTGGTGGATATTCTGGTTCGACCGGCCGTCTCAAGACTCATGGGGAAAGAAGGCCGCAGATTTGTTCAGGCGATGGCTCGCTGTATGTCTGAACCGCTGGACTTTATGCGTGAGTTGGATGAGGAAATTTTTCAGGAAGTGTTTACCACTTTTCTTGCGGCCTTCCAAAAAGCACTGCCTTCACATGATCCGAGTCAGGTGATGAACAAGTTGCATTTCATAATATGCACTATGGTGGGATTCATGATGCATTTCCCTAGAATGGATCAATTTATTGGTCACCAACTTAGCCAGGACGAATTTAACAATGTACTGGACCAATACATTGAATTCATCGCCGCCGGTATTGAATCCGCGCGTACGCCAATTTCTAAATGA
- a CDS encoding aldehyde dehydrogenase (NADP(+)) gives MQINGLSLIGSSTGSQGDSSFKAIDPSTALSVEPSFYAATADETNRAADLAQRAFLSFSRKSGAERAAFLREIADQIEALGDTLTQRAMAETGLPEGRIKGETGRTTGQLRLFASVAEEGSWVEARIDTALPDRQPIPKPDIRSMKRPIGPVAVFAASNFPLAFSVAGGDTASALASGCPVIVKAHSSHPGTSELVAQAILAAIRETGMPEGTFSLLHGSGRVVGSALVTHPSIQAVGFTGSTAGGLALMKLASQRPQPIPVFAEMGSVNPLFILPGAAAKNPAGLGAGLLASVTMGVGQFCTNPGVALVEASDSGDAVVGALVEGMARAPSATMLNPSIHSAYTSGVAARCENQKVKTLVINDDNGSGCPGVAAVFEVSADTFLEDESLSEEIFGPETTLVRWKTKQDLMAVAEELDGQLTATIHGTDEDFLEYADLISILERKVGRIVYNGFPTGVEVCPSMVHGGPFPATSDGKSTSVGTYAIERFIRLMAYQGSPQSLLPDELKDGNPLGIWRMVNGEYSR, from the coding sequence ATGCAAATAAACGGATTATCTCTCATTGGTTCATCAACAGGCTCCCAGGGAGACTCGTCATTCAAGGCGATCGACCCTTCAACGGCTCTGAGTGTTGAACCTTCCTTTTACGCAGCCACAGCTGATGAAACGAATCGTGCGGCTGATCTTGCCCAAAGAGCTTTCCTTTCGTTTAGCAGAAAGTCTGGTGCCGAAAGGGCTGCTTTTCTCAGGGAAATTGCTGATCAGATCGAAGCTCTTGGCGACACGCTGACGCAACGTGCGATGGCCGAAACGGGTTTACCGGAAGGTCGTATCAAAGGAGAAACAGGGCGGACAACCGGACAGCTTCGTTTGTTTGCTTCCGTGGCTGAAGAAGGTTCCTGGGTAGAAGCCCGTATCGATACCGCTCTACCTGATCGTCAGCCGATTCCAAAGCCTGATATCCGTTCCATGAAACGTCCGATCGGTCCGGTGGCTGTTTTTGCAGCAAGTAATTTCCCTTTGGCATTTTCGGTCGCAGGAGGGGATACCGCTTCTGCCTTGGCTTCCGGTTGCCCCGTCATTGTTAAGGCTCATTCTTCTCATCCGGGAACTTCCGAGCTGGTCGCGCAAGCCATCCTGGCGGCTATCAGAGAAACAGGAATGCCCGAAGGCACATTCAGCTTATTGCACGGAAGCGGCCGTGTCGTCGGTTCAGCGCTGGTTACTCATCCATCTATTCAGGCAGTGGGATTTACCGGTTCAACGGCCGGAGGATTGGCTCTTATGAAACTTGCATCCCAGCGACCTCAACCCATTCCCGTTTTTGCGGAAATGGGTAGTGTGAATCCCTTGTTTATTTTACCAGGTGCGGCTGCTAAAAATCCGGCGGGATTGGGTGCAGGGTTACTGGCATCCGTCACCATGGGAGTTGGGCAGTTTTGCACCAACCCGGGTGTGGCCCTGGTTGAAGCATCTGATTCTGGTGATGCTGTTGTCGGGGCTTTAGTTGAGGGAATGGCCAGGGCACCTTCCGCAACCATGCTCAATCCCAGTATTCACAGTGCCTACACCAGTGGTGTAGCTGCCAGATGTGAAAACCAGAAAGTGAAAACGCTGGTGATCAACGATGACAATGGTTCGGGTTGTCCCGGAGTTGCCGCTGTTTTCGAAGTAAGTGCAGATACATTTCTCGAAGATGAATCGCTTAGTGAGGAGATCTTTGGCCCCGAAACGACTTTGGTTCGATGGAAAACAAAGCAGGATTTAATGGCCGTTGCTGAAGAGCTGGACGGTCAGCTAACTGCAACCATCCACGGCACGGATGAGGATTTCCTGGAGTACGCGGATTTGATCTCAATTCTGGAAAGAAAAGTTGGGCGAATCGTTTACAACGGCTTTCCAACCGGCGTGGAAGTATGCCCATCCATGGTGCACGGTGGACCGTTCCCGGCTACTTCTGACGGAAAGAGCACTTCCGTCGGCACTTATGCCATTGAGCGCTTCATTCGCCTCATGGCTTACCAAGGTAGTCCCCAATCGCTGTTACCCGATGAACTCAAGGACGGAAATCCTTTAGGGATTTGGCGCATGGTGAATGGCGAGTATAGTCGCTGA
- a CDS encoding efflux transporter outer membrane subunit, producing MSSTIRTLFLITLLTLVAGCATTAPDSQNDNSELQNNVPGDWSQDSDKGKLASDWLRDFEDDNLVSLVETAMMQNPSLQAAVYRLQQAEANAQIAGALQYPSLGLSGSGTKQKVLFNPFGSFTITNYSLSLSSQWELDVWGKVREQHSATLAMFEASGYDMEALRLSLISQISKAWFNAKELLYQRELAVSSAESFDSNLKILEDRYQRGLVQAFDLRLSRSQASVVRAQVSQRESALDQAIRLLETLVGEYPGRTIELSKELPAVSTPIPAGLPASLLEQRPDLRAAERRLAASGANFNAEKKNRLPDISLTGSLGQASNELGNLLDSDSGVWNLAGNITAPVFMAGRLGAQRRQAEAQFNEQVANYESAILNAFREVETALANQTYLVQLVDDLNLAAKQSSKALEQAWVLYGRGLLDISAVLDAERRSFDTRSQSITAINRVLQNRIDLYIALGGGFNLDEE from the coding sequence ATGAGCTCCACCATTCGTACTTTATTTTTGATAACCTTGCTTACATTGGTTGCCGGATGCGCTACAACGGCACCTGACTCTCAGAACGATAATTCGGAACTGCAAAACAATGTGCCTGGTGATTGGAGCCAAGATTCTGATAAGGGTAAACTTGCCAGCGATTGGTTGCGGGATTTCGAAGACGACAATTTGGTAAGTCTCGTCGAAACGGCTATGATGCAAAATCCGTCGCTTCAGGCAGCGGTCTACCGACTTCAACAAGCAGAAGCCAATGCACAAATTGCAGGTGCGTTACAGTACCCAAGCCTGGGGCTGAGTGGTTCCGGGACAAAACAAAAGGTATTATTTAATCCGTTTGGTTCCTTTACTATTACGAACTACAGTCTTTCCCTTTCCTCTCAATGGGAGCTCGATGTTTGGGGAAAAGTGCGTGAGCAGCATAGTGCAACCTTGGCAATGTTCGAAGCTTCTGGTTACGATATGGAGGCCCTGCGTCTTTCGCTTATCTCTCAAATCAGTAAAGCCTGGTTTAACGCCAAGGAACTTTTATATCAAAGGGAATTGGCGGTCAGCAGTGCAGAAAGTTTTGATTCGAATTTAAAGATCCTGGAGGACCGTTATCAACGCGGGTTGGTTCAAGCGTTTGATTTACGTTTATCGAGGTCGCAGGCAAGCGTGGTCAGAGCTCAAGTAAGTCAGCGTGAAAGTGCCCTGGACCAGGCCATTCGCTTACTTGAAACCTTGGTGGGAGAATATCCGGGGCGGACGATTGAGCTGAGCAAAGAATTGCCAGCGGTAAGTACACCGATTCCTGCCGGTCTGCCAGCGTCGTTGCTTGAACAACGTCCGGACCTTCGTGCTGCCGAGCGACGTCTTGCTGCCTCGGGGGCAAATTTTAATGCAGAGAAAAAAAACCGGCTTCCAGACATTTCGCTAACCGGCAGTTTGGGACAGGCTTCCAATGAGCTGGGCAATCTTTTGGATTCTGATTCTGGGGTTTGGAATTTAGCAGGAAATATAACGGCCCCCGTTTTTATGGCCGGGCGGCTTGGGGCACAACGCCGTCAAGCCGAAGCGCAATTCAATGAGCAGGTGGCCAATTATGAGTCCGCTATTCTAAATGCGTTTCGCGAAGTGGAAACCGCATTGGCGAATCAGACGTACCTGGTTCAATTGGTAGACGACCTGAATCTCGCTGCTAAACAAAGTTCCAAGGCGCTTGAACAAGCCTGGGTTTTATACGGACGGGGGTTGCTGGATATTTCCGCAGTGCTCGATGCCGAACGGCGATCTTTCGACACACGGAGTCAAAGTATTACTGCTATCAATCGTGTATTACAAAACCGGATCGATCTCTATATCGCTCTGGGTGGTGGATTTAATTTAGACGAGGAATAA
- a CDS encoding alkaline phosphatase D family protein translates to MKITKYYLFLFFITLEGSLSATYFGNGLKIGEVDQDSAIIWTRLTRDAEFNMQGHMWIEYEVPTERTNSSGTPRMEQASRMPEGATLNDMAFSLSGVAGEVRLIYWPHNDTSKVVEKDWIRVDPKKDHTTQIQINGLKPNTNYEVVLASRNPERKLGASVTGQFKTAPKATTAEEVTFTVVTCHDFGRRDDLANGHKIYPSMARVVKPDFMVHAGDIEYYDKADPWARSVELARHKWNRIFALPYQVDFYRQFASYFIKDDHDTLKNDAWPGENYGDLTWEQGLAIYREQVPIGKKTYRTIRWGKDLQIWMVEGRDFRSPNNIEDGPGKTIWGEEQKAWFFKSFAESDASFKVLISPTPIVGPDRGSKNDNHANEGFTWEGNQIREFMGKQKNAFVLCGDRHWQYASVDKKTGTREYSAGAGSNMHAGGYKMENREDAHKYLQIKGGFLGVNVKRSKGIPHISLTHYDVDGNIQNNEIFASE, encoded by the coding sequence ATGAAAATTACCAAATACTACCTTTTCCTATTTTTCATAACGCTCGAAGGCTCCTTGAGCGCAACCTACTTTGGAAATGGCCTGAAGATTGGGGAGGTCGATCAGGACTCCGCCATCATCTGGACCCGTTTAACCAGAGATGCCGAATTCAATATGCAGGGTCATATGTGGATTGAATATGAAGTTCCCACTGAAAGGACGAACAGTAGCGGAACACCCAGAATGGAACAAGCGAGTCGGATGCCGGAAGGTGCTACCCTGAATGACATGGCGTTTAGCCTTTCGGGAGTTGCGGGAGAAGTAAGACTGATCTACTGGCCTCATAACGACACAAGCAAAGTAGTTGAGAAAGACTGGATACGAGTTGACCCGAAGAAAGACCATACAACCCAAATCCAGATCAACGGGCTCAAACCCAATACCAACTACGAGGTAGTCCTGGCTTCCAGAAATCCTGAAAGGAAACTGGGCGCCTCTGTCACCGGACAATTTAAAACAGCACCCAAAGCAACCACAGCAGAAGAAGTCACATTTACGGTTGTAACCTGCCACGATTTTGGCCGTCGAGACGATTTGGCCAACGGTCACAAGATATATCCATCCATGGCCCGCGTCGTAAAACCCGACTTCATGGTACATGCAGGTGATATCGAATACTATGACAAAGCCGACCCATGGGCCAGAAGCGTTGAGCTGGCCCGACATAAATGGAACCGCATTTTCGCCCTACCCTACCAGGTCGACTTCTATCGTCAATTTGCCTCTTATTTCATAAAGGACGACCACGACACTCTCAAGAATGATGCCTGGCCCGGAGAGAATTATGGGGACTTAACCTGGGAACAAGGATTGGCCATCTACCGTGAGCAGGTTCCTATTGGGAAAAAGACGTACCGAACCATCCGCTGGGGTAAAGATCTGCAAATCTGGATGGTGGAAGGCAGGGACTTTCGCAGTCCGAACAACATAGAGGACGGACCAGGTAAAACGATCTGGGGTGAGGAACAAAAAGCCTGGTTTTTCAAATCGTTCGCCGAATCGGATGCCAGTTTCAAGGTTCTGATTAGCCCAACACCGATTGTTGGTCCTGATAGAGGGAGCAAGAACGATAACCACGCCAACGAAGGATTTACCTGGGAAGGAAATCAAATCCGTGAATTTATGGGTAAACAAAAGAACGCATTTGTTCTTTGCGGCGACCGCCACTGGCAATACGCATCTGTTGATAAAAAGACGGGAACGCGCGAATATTCAGCCGGAGCAGGATCGAACATGCATGCAGGCGGATACAAGATGGAGAATCGTGAAGACGCCCATAAATACCTGCAAATTAAAGGAGGGTTTCTCGGTGTTAATGTAAAACGCAGTAAAGGCATTCCCCACATTTCACTGACCCACTACGACGTTGATGGTAATATCCAAAACAATGAAATATTCGCATCAGAGTAA
- a CDS encoding aldo/keto reductase: MEYRNLGRSGLKVSEICLGTMTFGLYTDEAEADRMLGLSIEAGVNFIDTANAYIGGKSETILGNILGARRDDLILATKFFNPMGPGPNDSGWSRSHVMNSVEASLKRLKTDYIDIFYIHHVDVQTPIEETLRVLNDLVSQGKIRYLACSNFEAWRLMDALWISDHHDWSRIECYQPQYSLLVRDIEDELIPLCQYKGVGTIVWAPLAGGFLTGKYKPGEKRNLEGTRSADGWCFPDPFYAPNTEEILTTLLAVSSELGRSPAQVALRWVIDQPGITSAIVGARNCEQLKDNLLAGSWNLDEASGQKLTEVSNPRARYPKSMESAMFDRRNDAVKMPVLEDPASE; the protein is encoded by the coding sequence ATGGAATATAGAAATCTCGGTCGCTCAGGCTTGAAAGTCTCAGAAATCTGTCTCGGTACCATGACCTTTGGTCTTTACACGGACGAGGCAGAAGCAGATCGAATGCTCGGACTATCCATTGAAGCCGGGGTCAATTTCATCGACACAGCCAATGCCTACATAGGAGGAAAGTCCGAAACAATCCTGGGTAACATACTAGGTGCTAGAAGAGATGATCTCATTCTTGCTACCAAGTTTTTCAACCCCATGGGTCCGGGACCGAATGATTCAGGCTGGTCGCGTTCGCATGTGATGAATTCGGTCGAAGCCAGTTTGAAGCGACTGAAAACGGATTACATCGATATTTTCTATATCCACCATGTCGACGTGCAGACACCGATCGAGGAAACATTGCGGGTACTCAACGATTTGGTTTCTCAAGGCAAGATCCGCTATCTTGCCTGCAGCAATTTCGAGGCCTGGCGTTTGATGGATGCCTTGTGGATCAGCGATCATCATGACTGGTCTCGCATCGAGTGCTACCAGCCTCAATACAGTTTACTCGTCCGCGATATTGAGGATGAGCTTATTCCTCTTTGCCAATACAAGGGTGTGGGCACCATTGTTTGGGCGCCTCTGGCCGGCGGCTTCCTGACGGGGAAATACAAACCAGGCGAAAAGCGTAATCTCGAAGGTACACGTTCCGCAGACGGGTGGTGTTTCCCGGATCCGTTTTATGCCCCAAATACCGAAGAGATTCTAACGACCCTGCTCGCAGTGTCTAGTGAGTTGGGACGTAGCCCGGCTCAGGTCGCGCTACGCTGGGTGATTGATCAACCTGGTATCACCTCAGCCATTGTCGGTGCGCGAAACTGCGAGCAGTTGAAAGACAACCTTCTTGCAGGATCATGGAACCTGGATGAAGCCTCCGGGCAAAAACTGACCGAGGTTTCCAATCCTCGGGCACGCTATCCAAAATCGATGGAGAGCGCCATGTTTGACCGACGAAACGATGCGGTAAAGATGCCAGTCCTGGAAGATCCCGCTTCCGAGTGA